One genomic segment of Primulina tabacum isolate GXHZ01 chromosome 9, ASM2559414v2, whole genome shotgun sequence includes these proteins:
- the LOC142504582 gene encoding uncharacterized protein LOC142504582, whose translation MKVAFPNTNLRGNPHINSKVNVWKKLYGSLLTILSKSGVGWNDTEKTIEASNVIWETLIKAGNNSRSMRQKKWTYYHDWCEIFGNDRATEDKAEHFIAAVQEVLTMTPEVPNNIGMSLEELFSVDEGAADSMFVSLTPSSQPTSTAKSKGNKWKQVDDDDDAIVEAINNLSIITKDTMTDLIKQLATKKRKADDEKMRNAQDNVLKVMETIPKLTEDEKVIVIELLVDNPAKLSLFLSLGHAGRLSLARRLLRGG comes from the exons ATGAAAGTTGCATTCCCTAACACAAACTTACGTGGCAACCCACATATTAACTCTAAAGTTAATGTGTGGAAGAAATTGTACGGATCTTTGTTGACAATATTAAGTAAAAGTGGAGTCGGATGGAACGACACAGAGAAGACCATTGAAGCTTCAAACGTCATATGGGAAACACTAATTAAG GCAGGCAACAATTCACGATCAATGAGACAAAAAAAGTGGACCTATTACCATGATTGGTGCGAAATCTTTGGTAATGATCGGGCTACCGAAGACAAAGCTGAACATTTTATTGCAGCAGTTCAAGAGGTCCTTACAATGACACCTGAAGTACCTAACAATATAGGTATGAGCCTCGAGGAATTGTTTTCTGTTGATGAGGGAGCTGCTGACTCAATGTTTGTATCTCTCACACCATCCTCGCAACCAACATCAACTGCAAAATCGAAGGGTAATAAATGGAAGCAGgtggatgatgatgatgatgcgaTAGTGGAAGCCATAAATAATTTATCTATCATCACCAAAGATACAATGACGGACCTTATCAAACAATTGGcaacaaaaaaaagaaaagcgGATGATGAGAAGATGCGCAATGCACAAGACAATGTGTTAAAGGTCATGGAAACAATTCCCAAGTTGACCGAAGACGAGAAAGTTATTGTTATTGAGTTATTGGTGGACAACCCCGCCAAATTATCATTGTTCTTGAGTTTGGGTCATGCCGGAAGATTGAGCTTAGCGAGACGGTTGCTAAGAGGAGGTTGA